A single region of the Enterobacter cloacae complex sp. R_G8 genome encodes:
- a CDS encoding alpha/beta hydrolase — protein MPLDPHIADFLAASSGAPQPASLAEMRAATEADLLRLQGEAELRDDMQDYVVIADDGYAIALRVYTPAASNTEMAQPAMLFAHGGGWCLGSLTLYDRPCQALANATGRKILSVDYRLAPEYPFPRPLEDIYQALCWVSDHAALLDIDASRLAVGGDSAGGNLAAAATLLARDRSGPHIEHQLLLYPALSRGMSSESYREFAEGYYLTRDAMVFCWENYLGERRHPYAEPLHMVSLRGLPPATILSCEYDPLRDEAEQYALRLEEAGVPVRCERLAGMVHACIHMSGLTPAARRVFERACI, from the coding sequence ATGCCGCTTGATCCGCATATTGCTGATTTTCTGGCTGCGTCATCGGGCGCGCCGCAACCTGCCTCGTTAGCCGAAATGCGAGCCGCGACTGAAGCGGATTTGCTGCGGCTGCAGGGAGAAGCTGAATTACGCGATGACATGCAGGATTACGTAGTCATCGCCGATGATGGTTACGCCATTGCCCTTCGTGTTTATACCCCCGCCGCCTCAAACACGGAAATGGCGCAGCCTGCGATGCTGTTTGCTCACGGCGGTGGCTGGTGTCTGGGCTCGCTGACGCTGTACGATCGGCCCTGTCAGGCACTGGCTAATGCCACCGGTCGGAAAATACTCTCGGTGGATTACCGGCTGGCACCAGAGTATCCCTTCCCGCGACCATTAGAAGATATTTATCAGGCGCTCTGCTGGGTCAGCGATCATGCCGCGCTTTTAGACATTGATGCCAGTCGTCTGGCGGTGGGGGGCGATAGCGCAGGCGGGAACCTTGCTGCAGCGGCAACTCTGCTGGCCCGGGATCGCAGCGGACCTCACATTGAGCATCAGTTGCTGCTGTACCCGGCGTTAAGCCGCGGAATGTCGAGCGAAAGCTACCGTGAATTTGCTGAAGGGTATTATTTAACGCGTGATGCGATGGTGTTTTGCTGGGAAAACTATCTGGGAGAACGTCGACATCCGTATGCCGAGCCGCTGCATATGGTCTCGCTGAGAGGGTTACCGCCAGCAACCATCCTGAGTTGTGAATATGATCCCCTGCGCGATGAGGCGGAGCAATATGCGTTGCGGCTTGAGGAGGCGGGGGTGCCTGTACGCTGTGAACGGTTAGCGGGCATGGTGCACGCCTGTATTCATATGTCAGGGTTAACGCCCGCGGCACGTCGGGTGTTTGAACGGGCTTGTATATAG
- a CDS encoding DUF4225 domain-containing protein, with protein sequence MDIILPGNKSQTRVWAETMINLEARKLVNTANVVGARHLGDGLTRLKFIDEIKSVINGEFERARRARSDEECMACLRNLQTENSSLLEQSRQLQTGYAKLYAQIKYVRDENRMVGYVISGVKVVLAGMQGVFGFVLTSSMTPVGVLAGAILIIDATNTITREVGRQFLNEPDTQGMFGDSAMNIAEFMGFEQSTGLGIYNGIALAGNIYSIYGLMARPGTWRLFNYISTDFYRKIDTMSRGKLTMKIVGWGVKAKVVFDLITSDDAGK encoded by the coding sequence ATGGATATAATTCTCCCGGGGAACAAGAGCCAGACACGAGTCTGGGCAGAAACTATGATTAATCTGGAGGCCCGCAAACTTGTCAATACAGCCAACGTTGTTGGCGCCAGACATCTGGGCGACGGGTTAACGCGCCTCAAATTCATTGATGAAATTAAATCTGTCATTAATGGCGAGTTTGAACGAGCCCGGCGGGCAAGGTCCGACGAGGAGTGCATGGCTTGCCTGCGTAACTTGCAGACTGAAAACAGCAGTCTGCTTGAGCAGAGCCGTCAGCTCCAGACCGGTTACGCGAAACTGTATGCACAGATCAAATACGTCAGGGATGAAAACCGGATGGTCGGTTATGTGATCTCCGGCGTTAAAGTGGTGCTGGCAGGTATGCAGGGCGTGTTTGGCTTCGTGCTGACCTCCTCAATGACCCCCGTAGGCGTTCTTGCCGGTGCTATTCTGATTATCGACGCGACTAATACTATTACCCGTGAAGTTGGTCGTCAGTTCCTGAATGAGCCTGACACGCAGGGCATGTTTGGTGATAGCGCGATGAACATCGCTGAATTCATGGGATTTGAACAATCAACAGGGTTGGGGATTTATAATGGGATAGCGCTAGCAGGCAATATATATAGTATCTATGGATTGATGGCCAGACCCGGAACATGGCGTCTGTTTAACTATATCAGTACCGATTTTTACCGGAAAATCGACACCATGTCCCGGGGTAAACTGACAATGAAAATTGTAGGCTGGGGGGTAAAAGCTAAGGTTGTGTTCGATCTGATCACTTCGGATGATGCGGGGAAATGA
- the yghU gene encoding glutathione-dependent disulfide-bond oxidoreductase, with product MSDENTYQPPKVWEWKKNGGGAFANINRPVSGATHEKELPVGSHPLQLYSLGTPNGQKVTIMLEELLALGVTGAEYDAWLIRIGEGDQFSSGFVEVNPNSKIPALRDHSTTPPTRVFESGNILLYLAEKFGHFLPKDPAGRTETLNWLFWLQGAAPFLGGGFGHFYNYAPVKIEYAIDRFTMEAKRLFDVLDKQLARGRYVAGEEYTIADMAVWPWFGCVALGSVYNAAEFLDAEKYTNVQRWAKDVANRPAVKRGRIVNRTNGELNEQLHERHAASDFETKTEDKRQA from the coding sequence ATGTCAGACGAAAATACCTATCAGCCACCCAAAGTGTGGGAATGGAAAAAGAACGGCGGCGGGGCGTTCGCCAACATCAACCGTCCTGTTTCTGGTGCCACGCATGAAAAAGAACTGCCCGTCGGTTCGCACCCGCTGCAGCTTTACTCCCTGGGCACGCCGAACGGTCAGAAAGTGACGATCATGCTCGAAGAGCTGCTGGCGCTGGGCGTAACAGGCGCGGAGTACGACGCGTGGCTGATCCGCATCGGTGAAGGCGATCAGTTCTCCAGTGGCTTTGTTGAGGTGAACCCGAATTCGAAAATACCGGCGCTTCGTGACCACTCCACCACCCCGCCAACACGCGTATTTGAATCCGGCAACATCCTGCTCTATCTGGCAGAGAAGTTCGGGCATTTCCTGCCAAAAGATCCGGCTGGCCGCACGGAAACCCTGAACTGGCTGTTCTGGCTGCAGGGCGCGGCCCCATTCCTCGGTGGCGGTTTCGGCCATTTCTACAACTATGCGCCGGTGAAGATCGAGTACGCGATTGACCGCTTCACGATGGAAGCCAAACGCCTGTTCGACGTGCTGGATAAACAGCTCGCCCGTGGCCGCTACGTGGCGGGTGAAGAATACACCATCGCCGATATGGCGGTCTGGCCGTGGTTTGGCTGCGTGGCGCTGGGCAGCGTCTACAACGCCGCCGAGTTCCTGGATGCAGAGAAATACACTAACGTGCAGCGCTGGGCGAAAGACGTAGCGAACCGCCCTGCCGTGAAGCGTGGACGGATTGTGAATCGCACCAACGGTGAGCTTAACGAGCAACTCCACGAACGCCACGCGGCGAGCGACTTCGAGACCAAAACCGAAGATAAGCGTCAGGCGTGA
- the gss gene encoding bifunctional glutathionylspermidine amidase/synthase gives MRKGKLSSDAPFGTLLGYAPGGVAIYSSNYGSLDPRKYPQDADFRSYIGNEYMGHKWQCVEFARRFLFLNYGFVFTDVGMAWEIFSLRFLRQVVNDNILPLQAFANGSKRAPQAGALLIWQKGGEFHETGHVAVITQLLEGKVRIAEQNVIHSPLPLGQQWTRELRMTVENGCYTLHDTFSDTEILGWMIQTDDTEHSIPQPEPDGELLKISGARLKNKRQYDGKWLNENDALQQAYIRANGHIINHDPCHYFTITESAEQELIKATNELHLMYLHATDKVLKDDNLLALFDIPKILWPRLRLSWQWRRHHMITGRMDFCMDERGIKVYEYNADSASCHTEGGLILEEWVKHGYRGNGHNPAEGLLEELTGAWKHSHARPFVHIMQDNDVEEDYHALFIQRSLLQAGFDTKILHGLGALSWDAAGQLIDDEGRHVNCVWKTWAWETAIEQIREVSETEYAAVPIRTGHPAGEVRLIDVLLRPEVLVFEPLWTVIPGNKAILPVLWQLFPNHRYLLDTDFEVNDLLKQTGYAVKPIAGRCGSNIDLISAQDELLDKSSGKFVDRKNIYQQLWCLPKVDGKYIQVCTFTVGGNYGGTCLRGDQTLVVKKESDIEPLIVVKDK, from the coding sequence ATGCGTAAAGGAAAGTTAAGCAGTGATGCGCCATTCGGGACGTTGTTAGGCTATGCGCCCGGTGGTGTGGCGATTTACTCTTCAAATTACGGCAGTCTGGACCCGCGTAAGTACCCGCAAGACGCGGATTTCCGCAGCTATATCGGCAACGAATACATGGGCCACAAGTGGCAGTGTGTGGAGTTCGCCCGCCGTTTTCTGTTCCTCAACTATGGCTTCGTGTTTACCGACGTCGGGATGGCGTGGGAGATCTTCTCCCTGCGCTTTTTGCGCCAGGTGGTGAACGATAATATTCTGCCGTTACAGGCTTTTGCCAACGGCTCGAAACGCGCGCCGCAGGCCGGGGCGCTCCTCATCTGGCAAAAGGGCGGCGAGTTCCATGAAACCGGCCATGTCGCGGTAATCACCCAGCTTTTGGAGGGCAAGGTCCGCATTGCCGAGCAGAATGTAATTCACTCTCCGCTCCCGCTCGGACAGCAGTGGACCCGTGAGCTGCGCATGACCGTTGAGAACGGCTGTTACACGCTTCATGACACCTTCAGCGATACCGAAATCCTTGGCTGGATGATCCAGACGGACGACACGGAGCACAGCATTCCCCAGCCCGAACCTGACGGCGAACTGCTGAAAATCAGCGGTGCGCGGTTGAAGAATAAACGTCAATACGACGGAAAATGGCTCAACGAAAATGACGCCCTGCAGCAGGCCTACATCCGCGCCAACGGCCACATTATTAATCACGATCCCTGCCACTATTTCACGATTACCGAAAGCGCCGAACAGGAGTTGATTAAAGCGACCAATGAACTGCATCTGATGTATCTGCACGCCACCGACAAAGTGCTGAAAGATGACAACTTACTGGCGCTTTTCGACATTCCCAAAATCCTCTGGCCGCGCCTGCGTCTCTCCTGGCAGTGGCGTCGGCACCATATGATCACCGGTCGTATGGATTTCTGTATGGATGAGCGCGGCATTAAGGTTTACGAGTACAATGCTGATTCCGCCTCCTGCCACACCGAGGGCGGCTTAATTCTGGAAGAGTGGGTTAAACACGGCTATCGCGGCAATGGGCACAACCCGGCAGAAGGTTTGCTGGAGGAACTGACCGGGGCGTGGAAACACAGCCATGCGCGTCCGTTCGTGCACATCATGCAGGACAACGATGTTGAAGAGGATTATCACGCGCTCTTCATTCAGCGCTCGCTGCTGCAGGCCGGGTTTGACACCAAAATTCTGCACGGTCTCGGCGCGCTGAGCTGGGATGCCGCCGGGCAGTTGATCGACGACGAAGGTCGCCACGTCAACTGCGTGTGGAAAACCTGGGCGTGGGAAACGGCAATCGAGCAGATCCGGGAGGTCAGCGAAACCGAATACGCTGCCGTGCCGATCCGCACCGGTCACCCGGCAGGCGAAGTACGGCTGATTGACGTGCTGCTGCGCCCGGAAGTGCTGGTCTTCGAACCGCTGTGGACGGTGATCCCAGGCAATAAGGCGATTCTGCCGGTGCTGTGGCAGCTGTTCCCGAACCACCGCTACCTGCTTGATACCGATTTTGAGGTTAACGACCTGCTGAAGCAGACCGGTTATGCCGTCAAACCGATCGCCGGACGTTGCGGCAGTAATATCGATCTGATCAGCGCCCAGGATGAACTGCTGGATAAATCCAGCGGCAAGTTTGTCGATCGCAAGAATATCTACCAGCAGCTGTGGTGTTTGCCGAAGGTGGATGGCAAATATATCCAGGTCTGTACCTTTACCGTGGGCGGGAATTACGGCGGCACCTGTCTGCGTGGGGATCAAACGCTGGTGGTGAAAAAAGAGAGCGATATTGAACCGCTGATTGTGGTCAAGGATAAGTAA
- a CDS encoding phosphotransferase has product MNTFTHARQQAQLSFIASAENIVVGDSRHCPMAPEKLMQLSSSDPCVVECFDGGLTAQVLHLCIEGRHYTLKQKRHEALVRNTDGQTSFLNEVQRRADFTRLKNDPFWAGRFDHIVPTIYANFRQGIILSPWLPGHSPEKVDEDLFEQVLSTLMACEEAGLMEWDLCPGNLLMDNGHLWLFDFGYMYPFQPLQSYNSNGLKDPLFHACERFETRFFFGRLLEENQPEAVQLSQYHALKTVALKHYRHKREKLASQGADAAVLVWLDAIITRWQQALHDNQSLQRGFTLEAFRSHVLDVEDDLHGQSCTPLTLKRIEYITQSIQACYEVLNDGGALFYDNKGKSQSALLAQYQRKRQLACDAMQPQYKR; this is encoded by the coding sequence ATGAACACTTTCACCCATGCCCGCCAGCAAGCCCAGCTCTCTTTTATTGCCTCAGCAGAGAATATTGTTGTCGGTGACAGCCGCCATTGCCCGATGGCCCCTGAGAAATTAATGCAGCTTTCGTCTTCCGATCCCTGCGTCGTTGAATGCTTTGATGGCGGCCTTACCGCTCAGGTCCTGCATCTGTGTATTGAGGGCAGACACTACACCCTCAAGCAGAAACGACACGAGGCGCTGGTGCGAAATACCGATGGCCAGACCTCGTTCCTCAATGAAGTACAGAGACGCGCTGATTTCACCCGGCTCAAAAACGATCCGTTCTGGGCGGGACGATTCGATCACATCGTACCGACGATTTATGCCAACTTTCGCCAGGGGATTATTCTCTCGCCCTGGCTGCCGGGCCACTCGCCAGAAAAGGTCGATGAAGATCTGTTTGAACAGGTTTTATCAACGCTAATGGCATGCGAAGAGGCCGGTCTTATGGAGTGGGATTTGTGTCCCGGCAATCTTCTTATGGATAACGGACATCTCTGGTTATTCGATTTCGGGTATATGTATCCTTTCCAGCCTCTGCAGAGCTACAACAGCAATGGCCTGAAGGATCCCCTCTTTCACGCCTGCGAGCGTTTTGAAACCCGCTTTTTCTTCGGAAGGCTGCTCGAAGAAAATCAGCCTGAAGCCGTGCAACTGTCGCAGTATCATGCCCTGAAAACTGTGGCCCTGAAGCATTATCGCCATAAAAGAGAAAAACTGGCGTCGCAAGGCGCGGATGCGGCGGTGCTCGTCTGGCTGGATGCGATTATTACCCGCTGGCAACAGGCACTGCATGATAATCAAAGCCTGCAGCGCGGTTTCACCCTTGAGGCGTTTCGCTCACACGTTCTGGATGTCGAGGATGATTTACATGGGCAAAGCTGTACGCCACTGACCCTGAAAAGGATTGAGTACATTACTCAGTCGATCCAGGCGTGTTACGAGGTGCTTAACGATGGCGGCGCGCTTTTTTACGATAATAAAGGTAAAAGTCAGAGTGCGTTACTGGCGCAATATCAACGCAAACGTCAGCTCGCCTGTGACGCTATGCAGCCACAGTATAAGCGCTGA
- the pgaD gene encoding poly-beta-1,6-N-acetyl-D-glucosamine biosynthesis protein PgaD codes for MNENTLILTEHRLVPRLFDAALTLLAWGGFLFFLYANLWMQITNESDYRWGVIIASFKTVLIYLLIAALNGWLLILWYQYNRRRAHARRHRRAASLKHDELARSFNVTPQIISEMSQYNLLTVYHDQIGRIIDLKISQQDEE; via the coding sequence ATGAACGAGAATACGTTAATCCTGACTGAACATCGGCTGGTGCCCCGGCTTTTTGATGCAGCGTTAACCCTGCTGGCCTGGGGTGGATTTCTGTTTTTCCTCTATGCCAACCTGTGGATGCAGATAACCAACGAGAGCGACTACCGCTGGGGAGTCATTATTGCCTCCTTTAAGACGGTGCTGATCTATTTGCTGATTGCCGCGCTCAACGGCTGGTTGCTGATCCTGTGGTATCAATATAATCGCCGCCGCGCGCATGCGAGACGACATCGCCGCGCAGCATCGCTTAAGCACGACGAGCTGGCCCGCAGCTTTAACGTGACGCCGCAAATCATCTCAGAGATGAGTCAGTACAATTTACTGACGGTCTATCATGACCAGATTGGACGCATAATTGATTTGAAAATCAGTCAGCAGGACGAGGAATAA
- the pgaC gene encoding poly-beta-1,6-N-acetyl-D-glucosamine synthase, translating to MTDRLIAFSILCLVFGLPLGVAALFTGELILDFVFFWPLFMSVFWITGGLYFWFQLERHWSWNRKTPAPTLEGDPLISILIPCFNEERNARETIGAALAQRYPNIEVIAINDGSSDNTAQVLQQLAQEQPRLRVIHLAENQGKAVALKAGAAAARGDLLVCIDGDALLDRDTAAYLVAPLIHYPHVGAVTGNPRIRTRSTLIGRIQVGEFSSIIGLIKRTQRIYGRVFTVSGVIAAFRRQALADVGYWSPDMITEDIDISWKLQLRHWDIFFEPRALCWILMPETLKGLWKQRLRWAQGGAEVFLVNLRKIVRWEHHRMWPLFLEYALSTLWAFAYAVTVLLFIISTLTPLPANLTVTSLFPPEFTGLLLGIMCLLQFLVSLYIERRYERNVASSLFWIIWFPMVYWMIGLFTTLVAFPKVMLKRQRSRARWISPDRGKGSIQ from the coding sequence ATGACTGATCGCCTTATTGCCTTCTCAATTTTATGCCTGGTATTCGGGTTGCCATTAGGCGTGGCCGCCCTCTTTACCGGCGAACTGATTCTGGATTTTGTCTTCTTCTGGCCCCTGTTCATGTCCGTGTTCTGGATCACCGGGGGGCTCTATTTCTGGTTTCAGCTTGAACGACACTGGTCATGGAACAGAAAAACGCCCGCCCCGACGTTAGAGGGCGATCCGTTAATTTCGATTCTCATTCCCTGTTTCAATGAGGAGCGAAACGCCCGGGAGACGATCGGTGCCGCGCTGGCCCAGCGTTACCCGAATATTGAGGTTATCGCCATCAACGATGGTTCGTCAGATAACACCGCGCAGGTGCTGCAACAGCTGGCGCAGGAGCAGCCGCGTCTGCGCGTCATCCATCTGGCGGAGAATCAGGGGAAAGCCGTGGCGCTGAAAGCGGGCGCAGCGGCGGCCCGGGGGGATCTTCTGGTCTGTATTGATGGCGATGCCCTGCTCGATCGCGATACCGCCGCTTATCTGGTTGCCCCGCTGATCCACTATCCCCACGTGGGCGCCGTGACCGGGAACCCGCGTATTCGTACGCGCTCCACATTAATTGGCCGCATTCAGGTGGGCGAATTCTCCTCGATCATTGGGCTCATCAAACGCACGCAGCGGATCTACGGCAGGGTCTTTACCGTCTCAGGCGTCATTGCGGCCTTTCGCCGTCAGGCGCTGGCGGACGTGGGCTACTGGAGCCCGGATATGATCACCGAAGATATCGACATCAGCTGGAAGCTTCAGCTTCGCCACTGGGATATCTTTTTCGAACCGCGCGCGCTGTGCTGGATCCTGATGCCGGAGACGTTAAAAGGGCTGTGGAAACAGCGCCTGCGCTGGGCCCAGGGCGGCGCGGAGGTGTTCCTGGTCAATCTTCGCAAGATCGTGCGCTGGGAACATCATCGCATGTGGCCGCTGTTTTTAGAGTACGCCCTGTCAACGCTGTGGGCGTTCGCGTATGCGGTGACGGTGCTGTTATTTATCATCAGCACCCTCACGCCGCTTCCGGCAAACCTGACCGTCACGAGCCTGTTTCCGCCGGAATTCACCGGACTCCTGTTGGGGATCATGTGCCTGCTGCAGTTCCTCGTCAGTTTGTACATTGAGCGACGTTATGAACGCAACGTGGCGAGTTCGCTCTTCTGGATCATCTGGTTTCCGATGGTGTACTGGATGATCGGCCTGTTCACCACCCTCGTCGCCTTCCCGAAGGTCATGCTTAAACGCCAGCGCTCACGCGCGCGCTGGATCAGTCCGGACAGAGGAAAAGGGAGCATTCAATGA
- the pgaB gene encoding poly-beta-1,6-N-acetyl-D-glucosamine N-deacetylase PgaB: protein MLNIRFRVGLLIIGWLCLSASVCAQALSFVSPHERPQPEASKPWPKNQFLVLAYHDVEDDAADQRYLSVRTSALNEQISWLVHNGYNAISVQDILDAHDGKKTLPPKAFLLSFDDGYSSFYTRVWPLLQAWNVPALWAPVGSWVDTPAQQKVNFGGLMTPRDRFATWDMVRELSQSPLIEIGSHTWASHYGIPANPQGSREPAIASRFYDNATGRYETDQQFSQRIGDDVRKVTEKIAQVTGKAPRAWVWPYGAANGTSLAIARQQGYQLAFTLEDGLADVRHLDNIPRLLISGNPSLKSFASSIAQIQETDPVRVMHVDLDYVYDPDPAQQTKNINMLIQRVYDMKISHVFLQAFSDPLGNGTIKALYFPNRQLPVRADLFNFVAWQLQTRAGVKVYAWMPVLSFDLSPALPRVQRRDRQTGQVRVATEPYTRLSPWDPQVRQQVTEIYEDLARYASFNGILFHDDAVLTDVDDAGQQTTRQKSQTLIGFTHALSLAVKHIRGPQIKTARNMFALPILDPASEAWFAQNLDDFLAEYDWTVPMAMPLMESVPADESNAWLTRLVKTVAERPGALNKTIFELQARDWAQTPQRAVPDSRLVEWMRVLQLNGSKHYGYYPDDFIHNQPDMSRIRPEFSSYWYPDND from the coding sequence ATGTTGAACATTCGTTTTCGTGTGGGCCTGCTCATCATCGGCTGGTTATGCCTCAGCGCGAGCGTCTGCGCACAGGCCCTTTCGTTTGTTTCGCCCCACGAGAGACCTCAGCCGGAAGCCAGTAAACCCTGGCCAAAGAATCAGTTTCTCGTGCTGGCCTACCACGATGTGGAAGATGATGCCGCCGATCAGCGCTACCTCTCCGTACGGACCAGCGCTTTAAACGAGCAGATAAGCTGGCTTGTGCATAACGGGTATAACGCCATCAGCGTGCAGGATATTCTGGATGCCCATGACGGTAAAAAAACGCTGCCGCCGAAAGCCTTTCTGCTCAGTTTTGACGACGGATACAGCAGCTTTTACACCCGCGTCTGGCCGCTGCTCCAGGCCTGGAATGTGCCGGCGCTGTGGGCTCCGGTCGGCAGTTGGGTGGATACGCCAGCACAGCAAAAAGTGAATTTTGGCGGTCTGATGACCCCCCGCGATCGCTTCGCGACGTGGGACATGGTGCGCGAGTTAAGCCAGTCCCCGCTGATTGAGATTGGCTCACATACCTGGGCCTCACATTACGGCATACCGGCCAATCCGCAGGGAAGCCGCGAACCGGCCATTGCCAGCCGCTTTTACGATAACGCGACAGGGCGCTACGAAACTGACCAGCAGTTCAGCCAGCGCATCGGCGATGACGTACGGAAAGTCACCGAAAAAATCGCGCAGGTGACGGGCAAAGCGCCGCGCGCCTGGGTGTGGCCTTACGGCGCTGCCAACGGCACGTCGCTCGCCATTGCCAGACAGCAGGGTTATCAGCTGGCCTTTACCCTTGAGGACGGGCTGGCAGACGTGCGTCACCTCGACAACATCCCGCGCCTGTTGATCTCCGGGAACCCTTCGCTCAAATCTTTTGCCAGCAGCATCGCGCAGATCCAGGAGACCGATCCTGTGCGAGTCATGCACGTGGATCTGGACTACGTTTATGATCCCGATCCGGCTCAGCAGACCAAAAACATCAACATGCTGATCCAGCGGGTCTATGACATGAAAATCAGCCATGTTTTCCTGCAGGCGTTTTCTGATCCCCTCGGCAACGGCACGATTAAGGCGCTCTATTTCCCCAACCGCCAGCTGCCCGTGCGTGCCGATCTCTTCAACTTTGTCGCCTGGCAACTGCAAACCCGCGCGGGCGTAAAAGTCTACGCGTGGATGCCGGTTCTCTCGTTCGATCTCTCCCCTGCCCTGCCGCGCGTGCAGCGCCGGGATCGTCAAACGGGCCAGGTGCGTGTCGCCACCGAGCCCTATACCCGGCTTTCGCCGTGGGACCCACAGGTTCGCCAGCAGGTGACCGAAATCTATGAAGACCTGGCCCGCTATGCCAGCTTCAACGGCATCTTGTTCCATGACGATGCGGTGCTCACGGACGTGGACGACGCCGGGCAGCAGACGACGCGTCAGAAAAGCCAGACGCTGATCGGGTTTACCCACGCCCTGAGCCTGGCGGTGAAGCACATCCGTGGCCCGCAGATAAAAACCGCGCGCAATATGTTCGCCCTGCCAATCCTCGACCCGGCGAGCGAAGCGTGGTTTGCGCAAAATCTTGATGACTTCCTGGCGGAGTATGACTGGACGGTGCCAATGGCCATGCCGCTGATGGAGTCCGTCCCGGCTGACGAGAGCAACGCCTGGCTAACGCGTCTGGTTAAGACCGTCGCCGAACGCCCCGGCGCGCTGAATAAAACCATTTTTGAGCTGCAGGCCCGTGACTGGGCGCAGACACCGCAACGCGCCGTACCCGACAGTCGTCTGGTGGAATGGATGCGCGTGCTCCAGCTTAACGGCAGCAAACATTACGGTTACTACCCCGACGATTTCATCCATAACCAACCTGATATGTCCCGTATCAGGCCTGAATTCTCTTCGTACTGGTATCCTGACAATGACTGA